The DNA sequence CAAcaacataaataaagataagataaaaaaaaatatggttttCGATTGTCCATTTATGGGAAAATATTTTGGACtcccaatatttccaaattatttgCCGTGGAACTTCACTTCTAAACCAAAATGTAGTTTCTACCAacccaaacaaacaaacaaaaagttatgcaatatcatttatttcatttgcAAACTACAGTCTACACGGGCACATTTTGTACATGCCTGCCAGGTTATAAAGCTAAAAACTCCTAAGACATAAGCAGCATAGTTTTGTACAAAATAAAACAGCAGAAACTGAATACATGTGTCCATGCAACCAATTTTGAAGCATTGTTGAAGTAAACCAGAAGTAataccttaacttttatatattcaagGACAACTCTATAAGGAGCAATTCCAGGAACCTGAGTTTGGCTCCAAAAGCCTCTGAAAACTGGTCCTTCCTATTTGGGATTCTGCAAACAGTTTCCTCTGAGCAACAAGTTGACTAGAGTTGAAAGAAGGAGAGTATGTCATTGAAACTAATGAAGAACTGGAATTTGGTAAAATTGGTATTGACAAACGGACATTTTGACTGCCACCATTGCTCTCGGTTGAACTTGAAGTCTCACCACCCTATCAGTGAATATATGTACACATGTATTATCTAGGATTCAATGGCAAATTAGGAAATCTACTGAATTGATCTACCTTGTGATTGGGTTGCTTGTGATCAGCTCCTGGCATGTGTCTGGGATACTCAGATCCACCCTCTTCTACATGAAATGTAACATTCAAACCAGAACTTCATACTAAtagataataagttaataacatACTTGATTGGGTCAAGAATTTATATATGTCGGCATATGAATAAAATTGCACTATATTCCTCATGCATGATAGCATGAGAAGTTATTCAAAGGATTGGAAGGATTCCAATTCATTTGTTCATGCAATCAGCAATGGGCATCAttccttaattaaaaattgttaaagatTATTAAAGTTAGAAGCCACTCaacaagtaaatatttttttgcagtTACAGAAGAAAAGAACATGCCAGTTAAAAACAGGATATGCAAACAAAAAACCAGACagcaattttttgaaaaattatacgTACCAGGCCAAGCACAAGAGGGTATATGAGCTCCAGCTGGAAGTTTAGTCGGAAGTGGTGAAGCTTGTTGATTAGGATGTTTTGACTGACTTCTACTCATAGATCCATTCCAGTGCTCATGGTGATCCTCCTCATCATTACCTTctgaagagaaagaagtgatCATCAAGTCTTAAAAGTGGATTGAAAGAGTATCAAAGATATCTTTGAGGATATAACAGTGACAAGGCGTAGTCTAGAAGAACAAATCATATAGAAAAATCTTCAGCTAATCATGTAAAGACATTGTGAGTGCATTAATAGAACAATAAATGGATGACCATTTCACTTGCAGTGTATCATCAAATACTATAGTGTATCTATATTAGTCTAACTCACACCAAGGTTTAAAATACTTTGTAGTATCTACAAACTATTTTCATGCCGGAAGAAAACTTTCCATTTGAAAAAGCAGATTTTGTTGCCTCATCATATGAAACCTTTTGCAAAAACATTCCGAGGAAACATATAAAAAAGACCTCAAAGCTTTTACCACACGTATGCAACTATTGTCAATCTCATATCATTCAATTGGAAAAGATTTGACAAAGTGGATTGGAGGTAAAAGTTGACAGGTTGATGTCTACGGAAACaagagaaaagtaaaagagcAAAACACAGGCGTATTTTGATAAGTTTGAGTTATTAGTAAGGCCACAAAAGAGATACGTCAGGATAATTTTTAAAGGAATTTCCAAGCCAAGAGGACAATGCCttgatgcaccaaagaagtaatGCATAAAAGAAGACCAAAGAGGGATTAAATGAATGACCAAAGCCTCAAGGATAAATAGATAGAGCATAATATCATCATTCAAAATATTACACGGTAATATTAAGGGTTTCAAAAGGACCATCAAATTCACATGATAATCTAacacaataaagaaaaaaaataaaaaactatactATCTTTAAGTGGTTCAATTTGCCTGTGCACATGAACTAGTGTTACTTCTTGACAAACAGTATCCAGAGGTCACATGATATAAAACAAAGATGACTGCTATGCCCATTAGCATTTGGAAGATATCaacaaatataaaactaaaCAGACAAACCTTTTAGAATTTCATGTGCCAGTTCTGACAACTTATCACTGCACTGGTTCATGGATAGCTCAAATCTTAGGCCATCCACTTCCCGAATGTAGAGGTCAATCGCCATCCATCTTGACAGAAGTGAAACATCTTTTGTGACCTGAAGAACAAAACGAAAACCAATTACACAATCAGATTTGAATAACAGGGTCAAATCAAACGCAAATATTCTTCAAGAAAATCCCACTCCtaggtaagaaaaaaaatttcttgtaaTTTATTCGTAATGTTTGAATTACACGCTACAAACTTTAGTAATTGAAACAGCAAAGCACATCCTTCAACTGTAGTAACATCAACACCGACCACAATCAAGCTTTATCCCACACCTGATGGAGTCAAACACGGATCAGTTAATATCAGAAaccaatttttctttaaaagccATTTTTCTGTCCATATCTAAAgaacaataacaacaatagtGATGTTAGCTACATGGATCACACAATGTTACTGGGTTCAGTTAAAAACCAAATTCTCAGGCTATTCATGTCTAAAATACAttcaatgtaattttacattggCTATCAACTGCCCAAAATTACCCACCTCTTTTATCCTAGCCTGagacaatataaaatttgactaaaaaGTACAATATTGGAAAAGTTCCAAGAATATtattcaaacaaatattttgcATGTTAAAAGCTCATTTATTTTTGTCTGCAGTTTTCCCAGTTCAATCATCATTAAACTTGCACTTTCCAAAATGACAGGCAGTAATACTGGACATCTTCAGGTTGTCaataatataatgatattaCAGATTCAACTATGCTTCCACTACTAGAAAACTTCTCACGTGTTGAAAAAGAATCATGTAGTtatttgagaaaatgaaatcacATAGTAAAAGTACAGGCAGCATGAATGGATATTTGAAGATGCTACCTTTGCTGTCACATTTGGGTTTCCGTCTCTATCACCTCCCATCCAAGATCCAAATTTTATTGGAGTGCAAGTCAATGGAAGTGGTTTTCCTGTGTGCTGCAAGGAAAGATAAATTGCACTGAAAATCTTAAAGAGAAAGAATGTACAAGTTAATTGACATAAATTAAAGATGACAAACCTTCTTTAAAGCGCTGCTAACTCGACGTAAATAATGAGGAACAGCTTTTCAGAGTGACTCCTCCACAATATTCAATACTGGgagaattgaaaaataaataaaccaagGGATTCttccacttcttttttttttaacagtgaATCAAATCATGCAAGAGATGACATATTGTTAGATCTCAATATAGACCAGTTATCTGGAGGGTCTATTCTAGAAGGAAGAAAGCCCCTACACGGGAGATAGGATCGAATTAGTTATTAGTTTAACCCCTACACGGGAGATAGGATCGAATTAGTTATTAGTTTAATCTTTAGGGCCATCTATCTTTATTAttctatctttatctttattattctatCTTTATCAATTAGTTGGATTAGGATATTATAAATAAGAGTATTCTCATTAGAGGAGGGGGTAGAGAAGAATTAGAAATTGTAAAGGGTTTTCCCTTGGAAGAAGGTTTTAGAAATTGTAAAGGGTTTTCCCTTGGAAGAAGGTTTCCTTCTTGAATAAATTCAGTTTGCTCCCAGTATTTTCCGtatattcttctattttctgtTTCTCTTGTTTTCTCTGCTGTTAGGGATATTCAATACCCTAACACATATAAATTGTCAAGGATTCTCTCTTAAAAGATTGATTTATTATGTGTTCATGTAGGTGCCTTTGGGGATAACAAGGACAAAACTCTTGAACACTTGGTCAAAATGGCCATAGACCATTCTTAGGAACAACTAAAAAGCCTAAAGCTAAGAGGTAAAGTATATCTAACATATAATACTCAACCAGCTTACCTGCCCTAGCTTCATCAACTGGAGTGGGTTTTGAACGCCTAAGTTCATCTGTCTGCCATATTGAAGTTTTCTCTCCCACCTAAAAAAGCCAATATGATTGATGAGAATAGAAATAAAGTGTGTTAGAAAAAGGAAATCCACTATCCATTCACATTTAAAGATAATCTACCACACTGAAAAACTAGTGGATTTTTTACTTTTGGGGTACAAACACCGGTGGTTAAGTAGAATGGAAATAGTTCAAGAATGGTACCAGATCTTCAATCCACATATCTCGATCTTCAGGGCTAAGATCAGGTCAATCATTATAATCCAAAAGATGCTGCTTGAAGGTGAAAAAGTAGTTAGAGACAACACACTTCCATAATATTTGAGAGATGATATCATAAAGTTAAAGGCTCAAGCCTCCagtaatttaatatattcagaaaagagaacaactcacaGCAATTTTAAGGTGTTTATATTGCAAGGTACGATGGTTAATTTGAGTGGGATGAGCAGTGAGAACAATTTCAACCTCCTGTGGCAACAAATGAAATTAGATTTTGAATGACAATAGCAATTGGAACCAGATTCTGTTAAAATCCCTGGCAATACACACATAATGTTTCACTAAATTAATAACAAGATAATTgtcaagaaagaaaataattacatgcttTAATCTCAGCTTGCAGAGTGCATAGACAACGAAAGATCATATACTTATTTTCAGAAATGAGGAACAAAACCACAGACCTGCTTGAACACTGTCTTATAAAGCTCAACTGGAGAAACCCCATCTTGCAACAGGTTGTTAAAGATATCATCACAAGATTTTGCAGCAAGAACCATATTTCCTTTTGCAGCAAGAACCATATTTCCTCCTTTACGAACCCTGCAAAAACATAACTTGTTCAAGACTATCATATTCCCTCAATGTTGTTATTAGTCAAAGGTTCGGCTTATTTTGGAGAGATTGCGGCTTAATTTTGCACAGAGCTCAGCCAAATAAAGACAAGACAAATTATCAACTAATGGAATAAAAAGACAACAATAGTTGGAGACAAGAATGTATACCTATGGTGGGTTTCAGCTATACCCATCAAAGTAAGATGATGGCTAAAGGCACGAGCAAGGGGCAAAGCTTCTTCCAGCGTCATCTTGGATAACTCTGAAGCCAATTGCTTCTCTAGCATCTCAGCCAAGTCCTCCATTCCCGCTTGTCTCATATTACAAGCACTCTAAATACCAAAACAAACTCTTAAGGAATTTTCAACTCCCAGCGATAAAGATTGTTACACTGTTAACCAATTACCAACGAAATCACACATGAATAAAGGtcaatttttcaattatatggCAATTCATGATTGGATGACACGCTACATTTCTAGTTAGCACTGTTGCTtgttaggaaaaaaaagagtaaaccaCCATTTGAGTCTGTTACATTAGTTCTTACATATAGTCCCTAGCTAAAAGCTAAAACTAAggaaattttaaataagttcCTGAAAATACAATCTGTCTATCACATTAGtccaaaaatataagaaaattgtgaattaatgataatattaataaatgtttAGGGGCCAAAATGGCAATAAGTAGTTATGTTTAAGGACTTAATGAATTCTAGAGACTTAttagaaatttctttaatttcaagGATGAATTTATGTGACAATGCATTACACTTTCACGAACCAAAATGATGATTCACTAAAGGCAAAAACTGTAACTGATACAAAGCAATTGAATTTCCAAACTGAACAAGGAATATTGAAGATTCCATTCGTAACATGAGGAACccaaaaactaactaaaaaagCAATTAAATTTCCAGCATAAGAGGTTTAGCTCAGTCATTATTTGAGTCTTTGCATAAAACAAGAACCCCACATGCATGCGCATTACGCATGTCATGTTTCAACCT is a window from the Glycine max cultivar Williams 82 chromosome 2, Glycine_max_v4.0, whole genome shotgun sequence genome containing:
- the LOC100789118 gene encoding phosphoenolpyruvate carboxylase 4 yields the protein MWIEDLVGEKTSIWQTDELRRSKPTPVDEARAGKLHTGKPLPLTCTPIKFGSWMGGDRDGNPNVTAKVTKDVSLLSRWMAIDLYIREVDGLRFELSMNQCSDKLSELAHEILKEGNDEEDHHEHWNGSMSRSQSKHPNQQASPLPTKLPAGAHIPSCAWPEEGGSEYPRHMPGADHKQPNHKGGETSSSTESNGGSQNVRLSIPILPNSSSSLVSMTYSPSFNSSQLVAQRKLFAESQIGRTSFQRLLEPNSELSFSSTFLQQLCGSGVLADGRLADLIRRVATFGMVLMKLDLRQESSRHAETIDAITRYLDMGTYSEWDEEKKLDFLTRELKGKRPLVPPSIEV